A stretch of the Rosa rugosa chromosome 5, drRosRugo1.1, whole genome shotgun sequence genome encodes the following:
- the LOC133709545 gene encoding protein CURLY FLAG LEAF 1 → MTAPNMATIAASLERSLQNCSLNHRQTTIAGGGGNGSRSSQGSSHVGMRRSSSTSSTSDDAQQNQFMPDNNNEDTALELNSHVSLPYHWEQCLDLKTGEIYYINWRNGMKAKEDPRTAAQYSGDCYYSDDDDNSSYDSEESSTESSPSSSREREPYNNQQQKESDQNNKQDHVLVVAGCKSCLMYYMVPKQHEDCPKCSGQLLHFDRSESGSP, encoded by the exons ATGACAGCTCCGAACATGGCGACGATCGCTGCATCTCTGGAGCGGTCTCTGCAAAACTGTTCCTTAAACCACCGCCAGACCACCATCGCCGGCGGTGGCGGTAACGGTAGCCGTAGCAGTCAAGGGTCGAGTCATGTTGGGATGCGAAGGTCGTCGTCAACCTCATCAACCTCAGACGATGCGCAGCAGAATCAATTCATGCCCGACAACAACAATGAGGACACGGCTCTGGAGCTCAACTCCCATGTCTCGCTTCCCTACCATTGGGAACAATGCCTCGATTTAAAG ACGGGTGAGATTTACTACATAAATTGGAGGAACGGAATGAAAGCGAAAGAAGATCCTAGAACAGCAGCACAATACAGCGGAGACTGTTACTACTCGGATGATGATGATAATAGCTCCTATGATAGCGAAGAGTCTTCGACTGAGTCGTCTCCATCTTcttcaagagagagagagccctaTAATAATCAGCAGCAGAAGGAATCAGATCAGAATAATAAGCAGGACCATGTTCTGGTTGTGGCTGGCTGCAAATCGTGTCTCATGTATTACATGGTCCCCAAACAGCACGAGGATTGCCCCAAATGCAGTGGCCAGCTTCTCCACTTCGATCGATCCGAAAGCGGCTCACCATGA
- the LOC133709546 gene encoding GSH-induced LITAF domain protein, whose translation MQGYPPPPHQAEMSKMPPQQQPPVMGEPVMGVPYYVHENPYQAGMVPPNAIYGDPKGVPLQQTIYRDTPAPFNCLYCGDTGLTQVRSKPSLASVVGCLMCCGCGFCFLLRSMDCLWHKYHYCSHCHQKVAEFEKSDPCIVMDPPNWTEASFAVPA comes from the exons ATGCAAGGATATCCTCCACCACCGCATCAGGCGGAGATGTCGAAGATGCCGCCGCAGCAGCAACCGCCGGTGATGGGAGAGCCGGTGATGGGAGTCCCCTACTACGTCCACGAGAATCCCTACCAGGCCGGCATGGTTCCACCCAACGCCATTTACGGCGACCCAAAGGGAGTTCCGCTTCAACAAACCATCTACAGAGACACACCCGCTCCTTTCAACTGCCTTTACTGCGGCGACACCGGACTCACCCAAGTCAG atcaaAGCCGAGTCTGGCATCTGTTGTGGGGTGTTTGATGTGTTGTGGTTGTGGGTTCTGCTTTCTTTTGCGTTCCATGGACTGCCTCTGGCATAAGTACCATTATTGCTCACACTGCCACCAAAAG GTTGCTGAATTTGAGAAGTCTGATCCTTGTATTGTGATGGACCCTCCTAACTGGACAGAAGCCAGCTTTGCAGTGCCTGCATGA